One region of Danio aesculapii chromosome 7, fDanAes4.1, whole genome shotgun sequence genomic DNA includes:
- the rce1a gene encoding CAAX prenyl protease 2 yields the protein MNDEDDSMPSFHSEQLTLHANVASVPDGLCWVSILSCLLLACSYVGSLYVWKSDLPRDHPAVIKRRFTSVLIVSALSPVFVWAWKDFTGIQPGPSLFALMGIRLEGLIPAIILPLLLTMVLFLGPLIQLAMDCPWGFIDGIKVVVDPCFWSLCLSDMRWLRNQVVAPLTEELVFRACMLPMLVPCAGPSTAIFTCPLFFGVAHFHHVIELLRFRQGTVSGIFLSAVFQFSYTAVFGAYTAFIFIRTGHLVGPVLCHSFCNYMGFPALSTALDHSQRLTILSFYLLGVILFLLLIFPMTDPLFYGLPTPVCTLTSTPGSICS from the exons ATGAACGACGAAGATGATTCGATGCCAAGTTTTCATTCAGAACAACTAACGTTACATGCTAATGTGGCGTCGGTTCCTGATGGACTTTGCTGGGTGTCAATTCTATCCTGTCTGCTGCTTGCGTGCTCATATGTTGGAAGTTTATACGTCTGGAAAAGCGATTTACCAAG GGATCATCCTGCAGTGATAAAGAGGCGCTTCACCAGTGTACTGATTGTATCTGCTCTTTCTCCAGTGTTTGTGTGGGCATGGAAAGACTTTACAGGCATCCAG CCTGGTCCCTCTCTGTTTGCCCTTATGGGGATCCGTTTGGAGGGGTTAATTCCTGCTATCATTCTACCATTGCTACTGACCATG GTGCTGTTTCTGGGACCTCTGATACAGTTAGCCATGGATTGCCCATGGGGGTTCATTGATGGGATTAAAGTTGTAGTTG ACCCATGTTTCTGGAGTCTGTGTCTGAGCGACATGCGCTGGCTGAGGAACCAGGTTGTGGCACCGCTGACGGAGGAGCTGGTTTTTCGGGCATGCATGCTTCCTATGCTTGTGCCCTGTGCCGGCCCCTCCACTGCAATCTTCACATGCCCACTGTTCTTTGGTGTTG CTCATTTTCACCATGTAATTGAGCTCCTGCGGTTCAGACAGGGCACTGTCTCAGGGATTTTCCTCTCTGCAG TGTTCCAGTTCTCCTACACTGCAGTATTTGGAGCTTACACAGCCTTTATTTTCATCAGGACAG GTCATTTGGTGGGTCCTGTGCTGTGCCATTCCTTCTGCAACTACATGGGTTTTCCCGCTCTCAGCACGGCCCTGGATCACTCACAGCGCCTCACCATCCTTTCCTTCTACCTACTGGGGGtcatcctcttcctcctcctcatcttccCCATGACCGACCCGCTCTTCTACGGCCTGCCCACACCCGTCTGCACCCTGACCTCCACGCCTGGCTCCATCTGCTCCTGA